The nucleotide sequence AAAAGTTGCATCCCATTTCCTAACCTCATCGAAACCTTAGATCAGCTAGCCTGTTATGGATACAAAATGGGGATTATAACAAATGGGAAAGATCCGTTTCAAATGAACAACATTCGAGCATTACATATAGAAAATTATTTGGACACCATCCTGATCTCAGAAAAAGAAAAGCTTAAAAAACCAGACCCACTTCTCTTTCAAAGAGGGTTAAAGCAACTCGGCGTTCAAGCATCTGAAGCTTTTTTCGTTGGGGACCACCCAAAAAATGATATAGAGGCAGCGCATAAGGTTGGAATGCAAACAATTTGGAAACGAACAGATTATGAAAACGTTCCAAAAGCTGATTTTATAATTGATGATTTGCACGAAATTCTGGACATAATCACGGGTCCCTAAAAGTCGCTTTTTTTCTTTTCTGAGTTGTATAATGAGAATGTACACGCGCATAATGAGAGCAACTTACCTACATAAATTGGAGGAATGAAAATGACAAAACCGTTATTCCCAGAAAACTTCTTATGGGGTGGAGCTACGGCTGCTAACCAAATTGAAGGTGCGTATTTAGAGGACGGTAAAGGTCTAACGACGGTTGACCTTATGCCGATCGGTAAGAACAGATTTAATGTGTTGTTAGGGAACGTGGATTCCTTAGAACCAAAATCTGATGAATTTTATCCATCACATGAAGCAATTGATTTTTACCATCGTTATAAAGAAGATATCGCTTTGTTTGCGGAAATGGGCTTTAAGAGCTTCCGTATGTCTATAGCATGGACAAGAATTTTTCCAAATGGCGATGATGAAACACCAAACGAAAAAGGATTACAATTCTATGATGATGTGTTTGATGAACTTTTAAAATACAACATTGAACCAGTCGTGACAACGTGCCACTTTGATGTGCCTGTGGCTGTCATTGACAAATACAATGGCTGGAAAAATAGAAAGATGGTAGATCTTTACGAGCGCTATACGCGAACTATTTTCGAACGGTATAAAAACAAAGTTAAATATTGGATGACTTTTAATGAAATCAACATGCTTTTGCATCTGCCATTTGTAGGTGCTGGAATTATTCTTAAGGAAGGCGAGAATAAGAAACAAATCCTTTACCAAGCAGCTCATCATCAATTAGTAGCAAGCGCACTTGCGGTAAAAGCTTGTCATGAAATCATTCCTGATGCAAAGATTGGATGTATGCTGGCGGCGGGCTCTACCTACCCTTACACAAGCAACCCGGATGATGTATGGGAGGCGATGGATCGTGATCGTGAGTCCTTCTTCTTTATAGATGTTCAATCTCGCGGAGAATATCCTGGCTATGCGAAACGTTTCTTTAGAGATAACAATATTCATATTGAAATGGAAGAGGACGACGAAGAAATTCTTCGTAACCATACCGTAGACTATATTGGATTTAGTTATTATGCTAGTCGTTGTATCAGCACGGATCCGGAAATATTAGGAGATCAAACAGAAGGAAATGTCTTTGCTTCTGTAAAAAACCCCTATCTTAAAACATCAGAATGGGGTTGGACGATTGATCCGAAAGGTCTTCGCATTACTGCCAACCAACTTTATGATCGATATCAAAAACCTTTATTTATCGTGGAGAACGGGCTAGGTGCAGTTGATGTGCCAGAAGCGGATGGTACGGTGAACGATGATTATCGAATGGACTATCTAAGAGCACACTTTGAAGAGATGGCCGAAGCGATTGAAGATGGTGTAGAGATTCTAGGTTATACGAGCTGGGGACCGATTGATTTAGTTAGTGCAAGTACAGGAGAAATGAAAAAACGTTACGGATACATTTATGTCGATAAAGACAATGACGGAAAT is from Radiobacillus kanasensis and encodes:
- a CDS encoding HAD family hydrolase; this encodes MNKAILFDLDGTLLDREKSVRHFVDDQFNRLKPSFGHVRKSAYVHSFLKLDDRGYVWKDKVYQQMVEEFDITMITWQELLEDYVTNFYKSCIPFPNLIETLDQLACYGYKMGIITNGKDPFQMNNIRALHIENYLDTILISEKEKLKKPDPLLFQRGLKQLGVQASEAFFVGDHPKNDIEAAHKVGMQTIWKRTDYENVPKADFIIDDLHEILDIITGP
- a CDS encoding 6-phospho-beta-glucosidase, yielding MTKPLFPENFLWGGATAANQIEGAYLEDGKGLTTVDLMPIGKNRFNVLLGNVDSLEPKSDEFYPSHEAIDFYHRYKEDIALFAEMGFKSFRMSIAWTRIFPNGDDETPNEKGLQFYDDVFDELLKYNIEPVVTTCHFDVPVAVIDKYNGWKNRKMVDLYERYTRTIFERYKNKVKYWMTFNEINMLLHLPFVGAGIILKEGENKKQILYQAAHHQLVASALAVKACHEIIPDAKIGCMLAAGSTYPYTSNPDDVWEAMDRDRESFFFIDVQSRGEYPGYAKRFFRDNNIHIEMEEDDEEILRNHTVDYIGFSYYASRCISTDPEILGDQTEGNVFASVKNPYLKTSEWGWTIDPKGLRITANQLYDRYQKPLFIVENGLGAVDVPEADGTVNDDYRMDYLRAHFEEMAEAIEDGVEILGYTSWGPIDLVSASTGEMKKRYGYIYVDKDNDGNGSLERSKKKSFDWYKKVIASNGTDLV